Proteins co-encoded in one Desulfitobacterium hafniense DCB-2 genomic window:
- a CDS encoding flavocytochrome c: protein MKKISALILALLMVVGPITGCGTESAVNETPGTSTPAVQDKSTDIVVIGAGGAGMTAAIQAVQDGAKNVVLVEKMPITGGNSVRSTGGLNAAPTKYQERDGIKDSIELFVEDTMKGGHNLNDESLVRTLAENSAAAVDWVNDIGGDLSVVGMFGGASVKRIHRPSDTSAVGPMLVTTLNNKVEELGIPVLLNTKAEEILVDANGAVTGVKVTGEEGTYTIKTKAVVLATGGFGANAEMVTKYKPALAGFATTNHKGATGDGIVMAEKIGAGFVDMEQIQTHPTVNPTDQTMYTEGVRGNGAILVNKEGKRFINELETRDVVSEAILKQTEGQAYLLFDQEVRESLKAIESYIKGGIIVEADTIEGLAEQIGVDPANLKETMEKYAGYQASGSDPDFGRASMEFPLTQSKYYAGLCAPAVHHTMGGVKINTEAQVLNTDGNPIPGLFAGGEITGGVHGGNRLGGNAVADIVIFGRIAGSAAHAYVMENGGTTEPTIQAAAKPAEAKPEVEANYKDGTYTGVGQGKGGEIKVEVVVKDGEVIKVTLKDHAETPGIFENAEEGVVGEIIRKQITEVDAVGGATMTSEGIKAAVAQALEAAK from the coding sequence ATGAAAAAGATTAGTGCGTTGATTCTTGCTCTCTTAATGGTCGTTGGTCCTATCACTGGCTGCGGTACAGAATCGGCAGTCAATGAAACGCCTGGAACAAGTACACCTGCCGTACAAGACAAGAGTACCGATATCGTGGTCATTGGTGCCGGTGGAGCAGGAATGACAGCAGCCATTCAAGCGGTCCAGGATGGTGCGAAGAATGTGGTTCTTGTCGAAAAAATGCCTATTACAGGCGGAAACAGTGTCCGTTCTACAGGCGGTTTAAATGCAGCTCCTACCAAATATCAAGAAAGAGATGGCATCAAAGACTCCATCGAGCTTTTTGTGGAAGATACCATGAAGGGCGGACATAATCTTAATGATGAATCACTGGTCAGAACTTTGGCTGAAAACTCCGCTGCCGCGGTAGACTGGGTCAACGACATTGGCGGCGATTTAAGCGTGGTCGGTATGTTTGGCGGGGCCAGTGTAAAACGGATTCACCGTCCTTCGGATACAAGCGCTGTCGGTCCTATGCTCGTTACTACCTTAAACAATAAAGTTGAGGAATTAGGTATTCCTGTTCTTCTTAACACGAAAGCTGAAGAAATTCTTGTGGATGCTAATGGAGCAGTAACCGGAGTCAAAGTAACCGGTGAAGAAGGAACCTACACCATCAAGACCAAAGCTGTGGTCCTGGCTACCGGCGGCTTTGGTGCCAATGCCGAAATGGTCACGAAGTACAAGCCAGCCTTGGCAGGGTTCGCTACAACCAACCATAAAGGGGCCACTGGGGACGGAATCGTTATGGCCGAAAAAATCGGTGCTGGCTTCGTCGATATGGAGCAAATTCAAACTCATCCCACCGTAAATCCTACGGATCAAACGATGTACACTGAAGGGGTTCGCGGTAACGGTGCAATCCTCGTGAATAAGGAAGGAAAACGTTTTATCAATGAATTAGAAACTCGTGATGTGGTTTCCGAAGCCATCTTGAAACAAACAGAGGGTCAAGCTTATCTATTATTTGATCAAGAGGTTCGTGAAAGCTTAAAAGCTATCGAATCTTATATCAAGGGTGGAATCATTGTTGAAGCCGACACGATTGAGGGTCTGGCTGAACAAATCGGCGTTGACCCGGCTAATTTGAAAGAAACTATGGAGAAATATGCCGGATATCAAGCTTCCGGCAGCGACCCGGATTTTGGACGGGCCAGTATGGAATTCCCTCTTACCCAATCTAAATACTATGCCGGCTTATGTGCTCCTGCCGTTCATCACACTATGGGTGGGGTGAAGATCAACACGGAAGCTCAAGTGCTCAATACAGACGGCAATCCTATTCCGGGACTCTTTGCCGGTGGTGAAATCACCGGTGGAGTTCATGGTGGAAACCGCCTTGGCGGCAATGCTGTTGCCGATATCGTCATCTTTGGCCGTATCGCCGGATCGGCTGCTCATGCTTATGTCATGGAAAACGGCGGAACCACGGAACCCACCATTCAGGCAGCAGCTAAACCGGCTGAAGCAAAACCGGAAGTCGAAGCCAACTACAAAGATGGCACCTATACCGGCGTCGGTCAAGGTAAAGGCGGCGAGATTAAGGTAGAAGTCGTGGTTAAAGACGGAGAAGTGATTAAAGTAACCCTGAAAGATCATGCCGAAACCCCCGGTATATTCGAGAACGCTGAAGAGGGCGTGGTGGGAGAAATCATCCGCAAGCAAATCACGGAAGTGGATGCTGTCGGTGGCGCCACCATGACCAGTGAGGGAATCAAAGCGGCAGTAGCTCAAGCTTTGGAAGCAGCGAAATAA
- the hemW gene encoding radical SAM family heme chaperone HemW — MPSLYIHVPFCVQKCNYCAFYSEPWQRAKAEDYLASLNREVVLRQHEISEEIETLFIGGGTPTALPEAELDALLSIIHGKLRFKDGAEKTTEANPGTLTAEKLQILHTQGINRISLGVQSFNDDLLKRIGRIHQAEEVADGVRLIREAGFKNLNLDLMFGLPGQTQANWRDTLEEALRIRPEHLSVYGLMVEEGTPMALNSEAITNLPDDDSQAEMYHVAREILGQAGYRHYEVSNYALPGYECRHNLGYWRRQEYLGIGPSAVSCLNNHRYQNVEDINAYETMLSQGKLPVDPQEDEFLSKHEQMAELLMLGLRLKDGVNLLQFKKEVGADLFELYPAVLERYLKASVLKIEEGSLLLRPEYWFVANGVLQEFV, encoded by the coding sequence ATGCCTTCTCTTTATATCCATGTTCCTTTTTGTGTGCAGAAATGCAATTATTGTGCTTTTTATTCGGAGCCCTGGCAGAGAGCTAAGGCTGAGGATTATTTGGCAAGCTTAAACCGCGAGGTTGTGTTAAGACAGCATGAGATTTCAGAGGAGATTGAGACCCTTTTTATCGGGGGAGGGACACCTACGGCATTGCCGGAAGCGGAATTGGACGCACTCTTAAGCATCATCCATGGTAAGCTGAGGTTTAAGGATGGGGCGGAAAAAACTACAGAAGCCAATCCGGGGACTCTTACCGCTGAAAAGCTCCAGATCCTCCATACACAAGGGATCAATCGCATATCTCTGGGAGTTCAATCCTTTAATGACGACTTATTGAAACGGATCGGCAGAATTCATCAAGCTGAAGAGGTTGCGGATGGGGTGCGCCTGATCCGGGAGGCAGGCTTTAAGAACCTTAATCTGGATTTAATGTTCGGGCTGCCGGGGCAGACCCAGGCAAATTGGCGGGATACTTTGGAAGAGGCTCTCAGGATCCGGCCTGAGCATCTTTCTGTTTATGGGCTGATGGTCGAAGAGGGTACGCCTATGGCCCTAAATTCGGAAGCGATTACGAATTTGCCGGATGATGACAGCCAGGCTGAGATGTACCACGTGGCCCGGGAGATTCTGGGCCAGGCGGGATACCGGCATTATGAAGTGTCCAATTACGCCCTCCCGGGCTATGAATGCCGGCATAACCTTGGCTACTGGCGCAGGCAGGAGTATTTAGGGATAGGGCCAAGCGCCGTGTCTTGCCTGAATAACCATCGTTATCAGAATGTTGAAGATATTAATGCCTATGAAACCATGCTATCTCAAGGGAAACTTCCGGTGGATCCCCAGGAAGATGAATTTCTTTCAAAACATGAGCAAATGGCAGAACTTTTAATGCTGGGTCTGCGTCTTAAAGATGGGGTGAATTTGCTGCAGTTCAAAAAGGAGGTCGGTGCCGATCTTTTTGAACTCTATCCTGCTGTTTTGGAGCGTTACCTTAAGGCCAGTGTTTTAAAAATCGAAGAAGGCTCCCTTCTCTTGCGACCAGAGTATTGGTTTGTCGCCAATGGGGTGCTGCAGGAATTCGTGTGA
- a CDS encoding sensor histidine kinase, which yields MKISDHGKLFIFFLFIPIVVFPVLFGALNQEFLKRSAPVAEKGTLDLSAWNFAEDGIIELGGEWEFYWGQLLSPDDFKDATPPALTGFVNVLFNWVGKLDETKLTGMGSGTYRLLVKNMPSEKVLAIKKSNIRMSSVIFVNGKKIIQDGRPALLENEYLFSNIPRLGFFEQRSPEILVQVSNYDYIYGGIVAPLILGETQDILELSNRSSMVELIIVGSIFTIGWICFLSYFFLFRYKKNKIFMSMAVVCFSHALTNSMYGERTLLFLFPHIPFDDAYKLLQLARMITGMSLVLFLNQLDKTFIPKRMYQMLLGMYALFAAVLLVPPLKVYAYLCVPIGITELVIYIGIFIRAVYTYSKAKEDEQERTKFGFLLCALGVLSLYVVNLAFFSFGLVEDMFLGFICSLIFALMLMVYLAVQLTELYVKNKEISLKLALQEKETIEKEYAFLRSQIKPHFLYNALNTIISYCYSDSHKAGELLRSFSNYLRGSFDFEHSNGLISIEREMMMVYGYVDIQKARFGGKVEIIFDIAPELLQCQIPALSVQPLVENAIRHGIIQKEAKGTVRIKISRESGRIMIQVTDDGIGIPEQQRMEILNNEKEGTGKKTLGGVGLYNVQKRLKHTFGSVLKIESTEGTGTKVYFEIDESKALGNSR from the coding sequence ATGAAGATTTCAGATCATGGCAAGCTGTTTATCTTTTTTCTTTTTATTCCTATTGTCGTATTTCCTGTTTTATTTGGAGCTTTAAATCAAGAATTCCTGAAAAGGTCCGCCCCTGTGGCCGAAAAGGGAACGCTTGATCTTTCGGCTTGGAATTTTGCAGAGGATGGGATAATTGAGCTCGGCGGCGAATGGGAATTTTATTGGGGGCAACTTCTTTCCCCCGATGATTTTAAGGATGCCACCCCTCCTGCCCTGACCGGTTTTGTTAATGTTTTATTCAATTGGGTTGGCAAGCTGGACGAGACAAAATTAACAGGCATGGGCTCGGGAACCTATCGCCTATTAGTGAAAAATATGCCAAGTGAGAAAGTTCTCGCTATTAAAAAGTCCAATATCAGAATGTCAAGTGTCATATTCGTCAATGGGAAAAAAATAATCCAGGATGGCCGGCCGGCCCTCCTGGAAAATGAGTATCTCTTCAGTAATATTCCTCGTCTGGGGTTCTTTGAGCAGCGCTCTCCAGAAATTCTCGTCCAAGTATCAAATTATGACTATATATACGGAGGGATTGTTGCCCCCCTCATCTTAGGGGAAACTCAGGATATTTTAGAGCTGAGCAACCGCAGCTCCATGGTGGAATTGATTATAGTAGGAAGCATTTTTACAATTGGCTGGATCTGTTTTCTGTCCTACTTCTTTCTTTTCAGGTATAAGAAAAATAAAATATTTATGAGCATGGCTGTTGTTTGTTTTTCTCATGCCCTGACCAATTCCATGTATGGGGAAAGAACGCTTTTGTTTTTATTCCCCCATATCCCCTTTGATGACGCTTATAAACTCCTTCAGCTTGCCCGGATGATCACGGGTATGAGTTTGGTTCTGTTTCTGAATCAATTGGATAAAACATTTATTCCGAAAAGAATGTATCAGATGCTTTTAGGCATGTATGCTCTATTTGCTGCGGTCCTGCTGGTTCCTCCTTTAAAGGTATACGCTTATCTTTGTGTTCCCATCGGCATAACCGAGCTTGTTATTTATATCGGAATATTCATAAGAGCGGTCTATACCTACAGCAAAGCAAAGGAGGATGAACAGGAAAGGACGAAATTTGGCTTCTTGCTCTGTGCCTTGGGGGTACTCAGTTTATACGTGGTAAATCTGGCATTTTTCAGCTTCGGATTAGTGGAAGATATGTTTTTGGGGTTTATCTGTAGCCTGATTTTTGCTCTCATGCTTATGGTCTATTTGGCAGTCCAACTGACCGAGCTCTATGTGAAGAATAAGGAGATATCTTTAAAATTAGCGTTGCAGGAGAAAGAAACCATCGAAAAGGAATATGCTTTTCTGCGTTCCCAGATTAAGCCTCATTTCTTGTATAATGCCTTGAACACCATTATCTCCTATTGCTATTCAGATAGCCATAAAGCGGGAGAGCTTTTAAGAAGCTTCAGCAATTATCTCCGGGGCTCTTTTGATTTTGAGCACTCCAATGGGTTGATCAGCATTGAGCGGGAAATGATGATGGTCTATGGCTATGTGGATATCCAAAAAGCACGCTTTGGGGGCAAAGTGGAAATCATCTTCGATATCGCCCCTGAGCTGCTGCAATGTCAGATTCCGGCTCTTTCCGTACAGCCTTTGGTAGAGAACGCGATAAGACATGGCATTATCCAAAAAGAAGCAAAGGGAACTGTCCGAATCAAAATAAGCAGGGAGTCAGGCCGGATCATGATCCAGGTAACTGACGATGGTATAGGGATTCCAGAACAGCAGAGAATGGAAATCCTTAATAATGAAAAAGAGGGTACAGGCAAAAAGACTTTGGGTGGGGTCGGGCTGTATAATGTTCAAAAACGGTTAAAGCATACCTTCGGCAGTGTCTTAAAGATTGAGAGCACCGAAGGTACGGGCACAAAGGTCTACTTTGAGATTGACGAAAGTAAGGCCTTGGGGAATAGCCGGTAA
- a CDS encoding response regulator, whose protein sequence is MIKVLIIEDDPMVAELNRYYLEQIGGFQLVASAGTAADALKVLKKKKVDLILLDIFMPGINGLEFLTQLRKSEIESDVIIVSASTDSQSIRKALQHGAVDYLIKPFEYERFRDALNVYKKRELLMKNKQTLSQKDLDKQIFNMEEEETVDKKSDLPKGISGDTLKLVWDHILATQGTAFTTEEMALRVGISRVSMSKYIGFLREQEVVNTEISYGAVGRPVNYHRLNQLKVKGFKKYLKEI, encoded by the coding sequence ATGATTAAAGTGCTGATTATAGAAGATGATCCCATGGTCGCTGAACTCAATCGTTATTATCTGGAACAAATCGGAGGATTTCAACTGGTTGCCAGTGCCGGAACGGCAGCAGATGCCTTGAAGGTGCTAAAAAAGAAAAAAGTTGACTTGATCCTTCTGGATATTTTTATGCCCGGCATTAATGGTCTGGAATTTCTCACTCAACTTCGCAAAAGCGAGATAGAATCTGATGTCATTATTGTGTCGGCATCCACGGATAGCCAAAGCATTCGGAAGGCCCTGCAACATGGTGCGGTGGATTATCTGATTAAGCCCTTTGAGTATGAGCGTTTTCGGGATGCGCTCAATGTTTATAAAAAAAGAGAACTGCTTATGAAGAACAAGCAAACGCTCAGTCAGAAGGATTTGGATAAGCAGATTTTTAATATGGAAGAGGAAGAGACGGTTGATAAAAAATCTGATCTGCCTAAGGGGATTAGCGGCGATACCTTGAAATTGGTCTGGGATCATATCCTGGCAACTCAGGGTACAGCCTTTACTACAGAAGAAATGGCCTTGCGGGTGGGAATTTCCCGTGTTTCCATGAGTAAATATATAGGCTTTTTACGTGAGCAAGAGGTTGTGAATACAGAGATCAGTTATGGAGCTGTAGGGAGACCGGTAAATTATCATCGGCTCAATCAGTTGAAAGTAAAGGGCTTTAAAAAGTATTTAAAAGAGATTTAA
- the lepA gene encoding translation elongation factor 4, with amino-acid sequence MAQASQCIRNFSIIAHIDHGKSTLADRLIEYTGALSKREMEAQVLDNMDLERERGITIKLQTVRLQYPAKDGQTYELNLIDTPGHVDFTYEVSRSLAACEGALLIVDAAQGIEAQTLANVYLALENNLEIIPVINKIDLPSAEPERVKQEIEDVIGLDASEAILASAKTGIGIEDILEAVVAKVPPPQGDDNTPLKALIFDSYFDAYKGAISYVRVMEGRVAKGTQIKMMSSGKVFDVTEVGMFTPALRIVDEIKAGQVGYIAASIKNVRDTQVGDTITDAENAALYPLPGYRKATPMVFCGLYPVDSSDYGRLKDALEKLHLNDSSLVFEPETSSALGFGYRCGFLGLLHMDVIQERLEREYDLNLITTAPSVVYKVNKTDGEVLSIDNPSNLPKVDEIETIEEPIVKANIMVPSDFVGAIMELNQEKRGNFLNMDYLSANRVTLHYELPLSEIVYDYFDQLKSRTKGYASLDYELAGYKAASLVKLDVLLNGELVDALSFIVHKEKSYARGRRLVEKLRGIIPRQMFEVPIQAVIGQKVVARETVKAMRKDVLAKCYGGDISRKRKLLEKQKEGKKRMKQVGSVEIPQDAFMAVLKIDD; translated from the coding sequence GTGGCACAGGCCTCACAATGTATACGCAACTTTTCAATTATTGCTCATATTGACCATGGTAAATCTACACTTGCCGACCGTTTGATCGAATATACAGGTGCTCTCAGCAAGCGGGAAATGGAAGCCCAGGTCCTGGACAATATGGATCTGGAGCGGGAGCGGGGAATTACCATTAAATTGCAGACCGTTCGTTTGCAATACCCTGCCAAGGATGGACAAACTTATGAATTGAATTTGATCGATACCCCGGGTCATGTTGACTTCACTTATGAAGTATCCCGTAGTTTGGCAGCCTGTGAAGGAGCCTTACTGATTGTGGACGCGGCTCAGGGGATTGAAGCACAGACCTTGGCCAATGTTTACTTGGCCTTGGAAAATAATCTGGAGATTATTCCCGTCATCAATAAGATCGATCTGCCCAGTGCTGAACCGGAGCGGGTTAAGCAGGAGATCGAGGATGTGATTGGCTTGGATGCCAGTGAAGCCATCCTGGCTTCTGCCAAAACGGGAATTGGGATTGAAGATATCCTGGAAGCCGTCGTTGCCAAGGTGCCCCCGCCTCAGGGGGATGACAATACTCCTTTAAAGGCCTTGATATTTGACTCCTATTTCGATGCTTATAAGGGGGCCATATCCTATGTCCGGGTTATGGAAGGACGGGTGGCCAAGGGAACTCAGATCAAGATGATGTCTTCGGGGAAAGTGTTTGATGTGACAGAAGTAGGGATGTTTACGCCGGCTTTAAGAATCGTCGATGAAATCAAGGCCGGTCAGGTAGGCTATATTGCGGCCAGCATCAAGAACGTAAGGGATACTCAGGTGGGGGACACTATCACCGATGCTGAGAACGCAGCCCTCTATCCTCTGCCGGGCTATCGCAAGGCCACACCCATGGTCTTCTGCGGTCTCTATCCTGTGGATTCCAGTGATTACGGACGGTTGAAGGATGCCCTGGAGAAGCTTCATCTCAATGATTCCAGCTTGGTTTTTGAACCGGAGACCTCCAGCGCGTTGGGCTTTGGTTACCGTTGCGGCTTCCTGGGACTTTTGCATATGGATGTCATTCAGGAGCGTCTGGAGCGGGAATATGATTTGAATCTGATTACCACTGCTCCCAGCGTGGTCTATAAGGTAAATAAAACCGATGGAGAGGTTTTAAGCATTGATAATCCCTCCAATCTTCCCAAGGTCGATGAGATTGAGACCATTGAAGAGCCTATCGTCAAAGCCAATATTATGGTGCCTTCGGATTTTGTGGGGGCGATCATGGAGCTGAATCAGGAAAAGCGGGGCAATTTCCTCAACATGGATTATCTGTCCGCTAACCGAGTCACTTTGCACTACGAGCTTCCTTTAAGTGAGATTGTCTATGACTATTTTGATCAGCTTAAATCCCGGACCAAGGGCTATGCTTCCCTGGATTATGAATTAGCCGGATACAAAGCGGCTTCTTTGGTTAAGCTGGATGTTCTTCTCAACGGTGAGCTGGTGGATGCCCTTTCCTTTATCGTCCACAAGGAGAAATCCTATGCCCGGGGCCGCCGCTTAGTGGAAAAATTGCGGGGGATCATCCCCCGGCAGATGTTCGAGGTGCCCATTCAAGCAGTGATTGGGCAAAAGGTTGTGGCCAGAGAGACGGTCAAAGCCATGCGCAAGGATGTCCTGGCTAAGTGTTACGGAGGGGACATCTCCCGTAAGCGGAAGCTTCTGGAGAAACAAAAAGAAGGTAAAAAACGCATGAAGCAAGTGGGAAGCGTGGAAATACCCCAGGATGCCTTTATGGCGGTGCTGAAGATCGACGACTGA
- a CDS encoding phosphodiester glycosidase family protein — protein sequence MGVLKIRAEYEQSAAQAGQKKKRSIIFILLKAVLGFLILCLLGMALAFLLIFHGPLTGLKELYVTTAMTTYSHQYLATWFVSEEEINRIMEKNKVSEPKVNTDEKAVNVLKPIIEEKPALELVEVSGKGFQGYLLKVGNPQRVRLAATDQLGDRGLKVSEFVENNHAVAGINAGGFADPGGVSFGGTPTGILITEGKIIHKDNWETYSLIGITKHDVLVVGRYTLEQIEELGIRDAVSFGPALIVNGEPMITYGDGGWGIAPRTAIGQTHDGTILLLVIDGRQLGSLGATLKDVQDILIEHGAVNGANLDGGSSSTLVYEGEVKNKPSSPYGPREVPTAFIVLPESRLAE from the coding sequence ATGGGGGTGTTGAAAATCAGAGCAGAGTACGAACAATCAGCTGCACAAGCCGGTCAAAAAAAGAAAAGGTCAATCATCTTTATTCTCTTGAAAGCCGTTTTGGGATTCCTGATCCTGTGTCTTCTCGGTATGGCTCTTGCCTTTCTCCTGATTTTTCACGGGCCTTTAACAGGGCTTAAGGAGCTTTATGTAACAACGGCTATGACCACATATAGCCACCAATATTTAGCGACCTGGTTTGTCAGTGAAGAAGAGATTAATAGGATTATGGAGAAAAACAAAGTTTCAGAGCCCAAAGTCAATACGGATGAAAAAGCTGTGAATGTTCTCAAGCCGATCATCGAGGAAAAACCGGCCCTTGAACTGGTAGAGGTTTCCGGAAAAGGTTTTCAGGGATACCTTTTGAAAGTAGGCAATCCTCAGCGGGTCCGTTTAGCCGCCACAGATCAATTAGGGGATCGAGGGTTAAAGGTCTCTGAATTTGTGGAGAATAATCATGCAGTAGCCGGGATTAATGCCGGGGGATTTGCGGATCCTGGAGGAGTGAGCTTTGGGGGGACACCCACAGGAATTCTCATCACTGAAGGAAAGATCATTCACAAGGATAATTGGGAGACTTATAGTTTAATTGGGATAACTAAACATGATGTCTTGGTTGTAGGCCGCTATACTTTGGAACAGATTGAAGAACTGGGCATCCGGGACGCCGTATCCTTCGGCCCCGCTCTTATCGTTAATGGTGAACCCATGATTACCTATGGAGATGGTGGCTGGGGGATTGCTCCAAGGACTGCTATTGGTCAGACACATGATGGGACCATCCTTCTTCTCGTCATCGATGGCAGGCAGTTAGGAAGCCTTGGCGCGACCTTAAAGGACGTTCAGGATATTCTTATCGAACATGGCGCGGTTAATGGGGCGAATTTAGATGGAGGCTCATCGTCTACTTTAGTTTATGAGGGAGAAGTAAAGAACAAGCCCAGCAGCCCTTACGGCCCTCGGGAAGTCCCCACCGCTTTTATCGTTCTGCCGGAATCCCGCCTTGCGGAGTAG
- a CDS encoding response regulator — MLRVILVDDEQPALDLMERMFSKRTDVEIIGKFLKPAEVLLSIETLKPDVVYLDIDMPGMNGVELAMQIAEKDEQVVLVFVTAHDRFALEAFNVHALDYILKPIVKEKLERSLCRVYKMKGMGKGKLETEGHSIEIGMLGGFEVKIGNQMPIHWTTAKAEELFAYLLLHDFSVSKWVLMDGLWPNTETQKAEQSLYTTIFRLKQSFKENNLGFEIQAINKTYQLIPPTKWYWDVKELLNPQSFDSDRSLQEVMKLYKGDLLAGKDYVWCYQKRQEIYNCYQKIALCLAQDYFSQGRYREGLDVMEKVLQHTSLDEELVEKLEDLQEMKLDQRLKRRIDRLLNKALAEEI; from the coding sequence ATGCTGAGAGTGATCTTGGTGGATGATGAACAACCAGCCCTTGATCTTATGGAGCGAATGTTCAGCAAGAGGACGGATGTAGAAATTATCGGGAAGTTTCTGAAGCCTGCTGAAGTATTGCTGAGTATTGAGACATTGAAACCTGATGTGGTGTATTTGGATATCGATATGCCCGGTATGAACGGCGTGGAACTAGCAATGCAAATTGCTGAGAAAGATGAGCAGGTAGTTCTTGTCTTTGTTACTGCCCATGACCGCTTTGCTCTGGAGGCCTTTAATGTCCATGCCTTAGACTATATACTGAAGCCCATCGTCAAGGAAAAGTTGGAGCGCTCTCTATGCAGAGTATATAAAATGAAAGGGATGGGAAAAGGCAAACTCGAAACTGAAGGACATTCAATCGAGATAGGGATGCTGGGCGGCTTTGAAGTAAAGATCGGGAATCAAATGCCGATACACTGGACGACCGCGAAGGCTGAAGAGCTGTTTGCTTATCTATTGCTTCATGATTTTTCCGTGTCCAAATGGGTGTTGATGGATGGTCTATGGCCGAATACCGAAACTCAAAAAGCTGAGCAAAGTCTATACACCACCATATTTCGGTTGAAGCAATCCTTTAAAGAAAATAATTTAGGCTTTGAGATTCAAGCCATCAATAAGACCTACCAGCTTATTCCGCCAACAAAATGGTATTGGGATGTCAAGGAGCTGCTCAATCCCCAATCCTTTGATAGTGACAGATCTCTGCAGGAAGTTATGAAACTCTACAAAGGGGATTTGCTGGCAGGAAAAGATTATGTCTGGTGCTATCAAAAGAGGCAGGAGATATATAATTGCTATCAGAAAATTGCCTTATGTCTTGCCCAGGACTATTTTTCCCAAGGTCGTTACCGGGAAGGGCTTGATGTGATGGAAAAGGTCTTACAGCATACATCCCTTGACGAAGAGCTTGTGGAAAAGCTGGAAGACTTACAGGAAATGAAGCTGGATCAACGTCTTAAGCGACGTATTGACAGACTTCTTAATAAGGCCCTTGCTGAGGAAATTTAG